A stretch of the Rosa rugosa chromosome 5, drRosRugo1.1, whole genome shotgun sequence genome encodes the following:
- the LOC133711457 gene encoding uncharacterized protein LOC133711457, translated as MKILSWNSRGSAWEGFVAQTQFYVACFDVDILCILDTRAPSVSISNKLKNLPFDNSYGISALGQCGGLVILWKSNLVKVDVIEPHDRFIHCLIKDLVTSKSYYATFVYAYPQKDRQAVLWNDLARLQPPNNECWVLMGDFNIITSLDEKLGGGQVVTNYMLNFCDFLNNENLFSLRAFGLPYTWTNKHEDDSLIFERLDRACVNTSLLNDCPDIKLENLPIIGSDHGPICLTLNNIKKKKNKSFKFEAIWLSHKEFKPLVEHIWNQSLNTNHLLNFVTIAGQFSSQAQNWNKNVYGNLFRKLEDLNERSSLIQQQLMMSPMSNYLQVQDLQVREELLVLYKDEELFWAQKAKANWLKLGDRNTRFFQAQVNIRKKSNLITRIQDSSVNWATADHDIADILIQDFKKRFHLDNAPNKDSLNDFICIIEPCINHSDNELLNKQVTDEEILEAVKAIGPLKALDPDGLHASFYQNC; from the coding sequence ATGAAGATACTCTCATGGAATAGTCGGGGGAGTGCCTGGGAAGGCTTTGTGGCACAAACCCAGTTCTATGTTGCATGTTTCGATGTTGATATCCTTTGTATTTTAGACACCAGGGCTCCTTCTGTCTCTATTTCAAACAAACTTAAGAATCTTCCATTCGATAATTCTTATGGTATTTCAGCCTTAGGGCAATGTGGTGGTTTGGTGATTCTTTGGAAATCAAATCTAGTTAAGGTTGATGTAATTGAACCTCATGATAGATTTATCCACTGTCTGATTAAGGATTTGGTCACTTCCAAATCTTATTATGCAACTTTTGTTTATGCCTATCCCCAAAAAGATAGACAAGCTGTGCTTTGGAATGATCTTGCTCGTTTACAACCACCCAATAATGAATGTTGGGTACTGATGGGAGACTTTAACATCATTACTAGCCTTGATGAAAAGCTTGGTGGAGGCCAAGTAGTCACAAATTATATGCTCAATTTCTGTGATTTTTTAAACAATGAAAACCTTTTCTCTTTGAGAGCCTTTGGACTCCCATATACTTGGACAAATAAACACGAAGATGATTCTCTTATTTTTGAGAGATTGGATAGGGCTTGTGTCAACACAAGCCTTCTCAATGACTGTCCAGATATCAAATTGGAAAACCTTCCAATAATTGGTTCTGATCATGGGCCTATTTGTCTAACACTCAAtaacataaagaaaaagaaaaacaaatcctTTAAATTTGAAGCCATTTGGCTCTCACATAAGGAGTTTAAACCTTTGGTTGAACATATTTGGAACCAAAGTCTTAATACTAACCATTTATTGAATTTTGTCACCATTGCAGGTCAATTCTCTAGCCAGGCACAAAACTGGAACAAAAATGTCTATGGAAACCTCTTCAGGAAGTTGGAGGATCTAAATGAAAGAAGTAGTCTTATCCAACAACAGTTAATGATGTCACCTATGTCTAACTACTTGCAAGTGCAGGATCTGCAAGTCAGAGAGGAACTTCTGGTACTTTATAAAGACGAGGAACTGTTTTGGGCTCAAAAGGCTAAAGCTAACTGGCTCAAATTGGGAGACAGGAACACTAGATTCTTCCAAGCTCAGGTCAATATTAGGAAGAAATCTAACCTGATAACAAGAATTCAAGATAGCTCTGTAAATTGGGCTACTGCAGATCATGACATTGCGGATATTTTAATCCAAGATTTTAAAAAGAGATTCCATCTTGATAATGCTCCTAATAAGGATTCTTTAAATGATTTTATTTGCATTATAGAGCCATGCATTAATCATTCTGACAATGAGCTTTTGAATAAACAGGTCACAGATGAGGAAATCCTAGAAGCTGTTAAAGCTATTGGACCTCTTAAAGCACTCGATCCAGATGGGTTGCATGCCTCCTTCTATCAAAACTGCTAG